The genome window AGACAATGGGCCTGGAATTCCTGAAAATATTCAGACGAAAATTTTTGAACCTTTCTTTACTACTAAAAAAGACGGAGAAGGAACGGGATTGGGTCTGAGCTTTTGCAAAAGCATGCTAGAAAAAATGGGAGGGGAAATTTCGTTCAAAACTGCGTCTATCAGAGGAACACAATTCATCGTAAAAATACCTACGAAGACCATTTCCCTTAAGGTTGTTAAGATGAAAATTTCCGATAAAAAGGTAAAGAAATGATGAACAAATTTTTAAAAACTTTGATTATTGATGATGAATTACTGATCAGAAAATCCATCGGTAGAATTCTTAAGCAACGTGGCCATGAGGTTTCTGAAGCCGAGAATGGCAATATTGCCCTGGATGTTTGGCGGGAAGTGAAGCCGGATTTAGTCTTACTCGACTTTATGATGCCTGGGAGAAATGGCTTGGAGGTTTTAAGAGAGATTGAGCCGGAATTAAAGAAGTGTGTGATTGTGATGTCTGCCTATGTTGGCCAAAATGAACATAAAGATTTTATTAAGCTAGGCGCTTCACACTTTTTTTCTAAGCCTTTTGATGATATTTTTAAGTTTATAGATCAAGTCGAAGAAATAGCTACTGAACAAAACAAGAAGTGATTGATGCCACAAAGTGCTCCAAAAAACAAAATTAATATCTATCCCATTGAGATAAACATCGAAGTTGAAGGCGGTCCGCACAAGGCCCAAGCTTATAAGATCAATCCTCAGGGCATGATCATGGAAGTTTTTGTGAGTAAATTCAAACCCCAGCAGTCACTCAAATTAAAATGGATTCTTCCCATAGATGATATTGGAATGGAGGAGGACGCAGTGGTGGTTAAATTATATTCTCAACCGAAGGGTAACAAAATTCAGTACCTTATGGAAATCCATTTCAAGAAGATCAAACCGCAAAACGCAGAAGCCATTAAATTTTTATTGGATCGTGTTGAGCATCACAAAAAACAAATCGAAAAGAAAGCTCAATCATGAGAGTTATCGCCGGTAGATTTAAAGGACGAGTTTTGAAAAGCTTTGAAGCTTCTCACATTAGACCGACTACGGATCGCGTAAAGGAAACTCTTTTCAATATTCTTATGGGACATATTGAGGGGGCAAGGGTTTTGGATCTTTTTGCCGGTACGGGGAACCTCTCTATCGAGGCACTCTCTCGCGGGGCGGAAGTTGTAGAGTGTGTAGAAAAGCATCCAACATCGATCAAGATCATTTTTGAAAATTTAAAAATGATTAAAATAGAAAGCGAAATCAAAGTTCATAGAGAGGATGCATTTTTATTTTTGAAAAGATTTAAAGGTAAAGCCTTTGACGTGATTTTTATTGATCCCCCTTTTACCGAGCAATTGGCTGATTCCATCATGACGGAAATCGAAAGAACGGAAGTTTTTCACCCTGAAACCATTATAGCCATAGAGTCTGCCAAGAAAGAAAAGCTCTTGGGTGAATACGGCAGGCTTACGGCCATTGACACGAGGCTTTTTGGTGATAAAGTGCTCACATTGTTTAAGCAACAAAGTAAGGTTTTATGAGTAAGACACGCATTGTATACCCAGGAAGTTTCGATCCCATCACTTTGGGCCACTTGGATATCATCGAGCGTCTCAGTGAAAAATTTGATGAAGTCGTAGTTTTGATTTCATCTTCAACGCAAAAAAAATACATATTTAATTTTAAAGAGCGCAAGGATTTGGTTGGCAAAGCTTGCAAAAATTTTGAAAATGTAACGGTAGATTCTTCTGATGGTTTGCTCGTAGATTATCTAAAGAAGAATAAGATCACGATGCTTGCTAAAGGTCTACGCAATGGTCGTGATTTCGAATACGAGATCACGATGGATCATACAAACAAAACACTTTATCCAGAAATTGAAACGATATATTTAGTCTCCCGTCCAGAATATAGTTTTATCTCTTCTACTCTGGTAAAAGAAATTGCTATGCTCAAAGGGGATTTGAAGAAATTTGTTCCCGACATCGTATTAAAGGCACTCTCAAAAAGAAATAGTTGAGCAAAATAGAGGTTCAAAATGCTTTCAGAAAGAGCGAAAAAACTAAAGTCATCACCGACTCTATAGCTAGCTGCCAAAGGTAGAAAACTAAAAGCCGAAGGTCACGATGTGATCTCTTTAGCCGTGGGAGAACCCGACTGGGACACTTTCGAAGTTGCTAAAGCTGAAGCCATTGAATCTATCAACAAGGGTTTTACGAAGTATGTTTCAGCAAATGGAATTGAAGAACTTAGAAAGGCCATCGTAGAAGATTTAAAGAAAGATTACGGATTTGATTACTCGCCAGAGCAAGTTTCAGTAGCGACTGGTGGGAAAATGTCGATCTTTGCTCTTCTTCAAGTACTCATTGGAAAAGGTGATGAAGTTTTAATTCCAGCACCTTACTGGGTGAGCTATCCCGACATGACAGAGCTTGCTGATGGAACACCTGTTTTCATTCCTTCAACGGAAGCTGCCGGATTTAAAATCACGCCAAAAGATCTTGAATCAAAAATCACTCCTAAAACAAAACTTTTGATGCTTAATTCTCCTTCGAATCCTACCGGAAGCGTTTATACAAAAGAAGAATTAAAAGCGATTGCAGAAGTTCTAAAAAAGCATCCGCAAATTTTTGTAATGAGCGATGATATATACAATAAACTTTACTTCAGTGGCGCTTTAGCTCCACAGATTTTAGAAGTGGCTCCAGAATTAAAAGAGAGACTGATCATCATCAACGGTGCTTCAAAATCTTATTCTATGACTGGCTGGAGAGTGGGTTGGGGAGTAGGACCTCTTCCAATCATTAAAGCTATGGCAAATTATCAAAGTCAGTCTACAGGTTGCGGAAATTCTATTGCTCAAAGAGCAACCTTTAAAGCCATCACAGAAGGTGGCAAAGAGTTAAGCGCAGTTCAAAGAAAATTAATTGAAAGAAAAAACTACGCTATAGCTGAAGTTAAAAAAGTAAAAGACGTTTCGGTCTACAATCCTGATGGAGCCTTCTACCTTTGGGTTAACATTTCAAAATGTTTAGGCAAGCAATTTAGAGGCGAGTCAGTTAAAACCTCAAAAGAATTCTGCGCAATGCTTTTGGAAGATAAAAAAGTAATTACAGTTCCCGGAGTAGAATTCGGCATGGACGGCTATTTGAGATTGAGTTTCGCCATAGAAGCAAAACGAATGACCGAAGCCTTCACCCGCATGAATTCATTTATTTCAGAAC of Bdellovibrionota bacterium contains these proteins:
- a CDS encoding response regulator, translating into MMNKFLKTLIIDDELLIRKSIGRILKQRGHEVSEAENGNIALDVWREVKPDLVLLDFMMPGRNGLEVLREIEPELKKCVIVMSAYVGQNEHKDFIKLGASHFFSKPFDDIFKFIDQVEEIATEQNKK
- the rsmD gene encoding 16S rRNA (guanine(966)-N(2))-methyltransferase RsmD — its product is MRVIAGRFKGRVLKSFEASHIRPTTDRVKETLFNILMGHIEGARVLDLFAGTGNLSIEALSRGAEVVECVEKHPTSIKIIFENLKMIKIESEIKVHREDAFLFLKRFKGKAFDVIFIDPPFTEQLADSIMTEIERTEVFHPETIIAIESAKKEKLLGEYGRLTAIDTRLFGDKVLTLFKQQSKVL
- a CDS encoding pyridoxal phosphate-dependent aminotransferase → MISLAVGEPDWDTFEVAKAEAIESINKGFTKYVSANGIEELRKAIVEDLKKDYGFDYSPEQVSVATGGKMSIFALLQVLIGKGDEVLIPAPYWVSYPDMTELADGTPVFIPSTEAAGFKITPKDLESKITPKTKLLMLNSPSNPTGSVYTKEELKAIAEVLKKHPQIFVMSDDIYNKLYFSGALAPQILEVAPELKERLIIINGASKSYSMTGWRVGWGVGPLPIIKAMANYQSQSTGCGNSIAQRATFKAITEGGKELSAVQRKLIERKNYAIAEVKKVKDVSVYNPDGAFYLWVNISKCLGKQFRGESVKTSKEFCAMLLEDKKVITVPGVEFGMDGYLRLSFAIEAKRMTEAFTRMNSFISELK
- the coaD gene encoding pantetheine-phosphate adenylyltransferase, producing the protein MSKTRIVYPGSFDPITLGHLDIIERLSEKFDEVVVLISSSTQKKYIFNFKERKDLVGKACKNFENVTVDSSDGLLVDYLKKNKITMLAKGLRNGRDFEYEITMDHTNKTLYPEIETIYLVSRPEYSFISSTLVKEIAMLKGDLKKFVPDIVLKALSKRNS